The Salinirubrum litoreum genome segment ATCGACTTCGGTCTGTCCTTTGCGGCGACCCAGTGCCGCCACAACATGACGAACGCCAACCCGTTCGGCGGCGCGTCGACCCAGAACTGAGCGGCCCGACCAAACCACGGATCTTTCGACCGCTTTTCGCCCGAGTAGTACGCTTTTTCAGCCCGGCCGACGCACTGGCGCGCATGGCAAGCAAGTCCGACGTGATGACGCGAGTGGAAGCCAGCGGCGCGGTGGCGGTCCTCCGGGGCGTCCCCGGCGAGCAGATCGTGCCGGTCGCCGAGGCACTGCTCGCGGGCGGCGTCACCGCACTGGAAGTCACCGCCGACAACCCCGACGCCATCGAGATGATCGCCGACCTCGACGCGGCGGTCGGCGACGAGGCCGTGATCGGCGCGGGGACGGTCCTCGATTCGAGTACCGCAGTCGACGCGATCCGGGCCGGCGCGGAGTTCGTCGTCGCGCCGCACTTCGATCCCGAGGTCGTCGACACCTGCAACCGCTACGGGACGGTCGTCGCCCCCGGCATCTACACGCCGACAGAGGCCGTCGAGGCCGCCGAGCAGGGTGCGGACTTCCTGAAGCTGTTCCCCGCGTCGTCGGCCGGGTCGGGCCATCTCTCCTCGATTCGAGGTGCGCTCGGCCAACTGGAGATCATGCCGACCGGCGGCATCGGCCCGGACAACGCCGGGGAGTTCGTCGAAAGCGGCGCGTTCGTCGTCGGCGCGGGCGGGGCGCTCGTGGACGGGGGTGCCATCGAACGCGAAGAGTACGAGGTGCTGACCGAGAACGCCGAAGAACTGGTCGCCGCCGTCGAGTCGGCCCGCGAGTAACGTCGGACGTCGACAGCTCAGCGAACCGGCATGTGGTCGGGTCGTTCCGCGCCGCGATTCGACGGCTCGCGGTACGAGACCGTCGAGACCTTCCGGAAGACGGCTTCGGGATCCTTGTTCCACTGCCAGTGCCAGCGCGTCTTCACGAACAGCGCGACCTTCCGGGTCGTCGACAGCGACGGGGTCGCCGACAACACGTCGTAGTTCCGCCGACGGATCAGTCGGTGGTGATCCGCGTACAGCACCGCCGCCAGCAGGACCGCGAACTGGCAGTCCTGCGGGAGGTACTTGATGCCCGCGACGCCGTTCTTGTACAGCGACTCGGTGCGGTGGAGTTCCGCCTCCATCGCCGCCCGGAACGAGTCGTCCGTCTCGAAGCGCTGGAGTTGTGCCTCGCTCACGCCGTGTTCCGCGAGTGTCGTCTGCGGGAGGTAGATGCGGTCCCGTTCGACGATGTCCTCGCGCACGTCCCGGAGGAAGTTCGACATCTGGAACGCCTCGCCGAGTGCGGTGGCGTGCGGGAGCGCCTTCTCCGCCTCCTCGGTCTCCATCACGGCCGTCATCATCCGGCCCACGGCGGCCGCAGAGCCGTCCATGTACCGTTCGAGTTCCTCGTACGTCGCGTACCGACTCTTCTCGATGTCGGCCAGCATCGCGTCGATGAACGAGTGGACGTCCGAGTCCGGGATGTCGTAGCGGTCCCGTAGCTCCGCGAACGCCGCCAACACCGGGTCGTCGGCCGGTTCCTCGCCGAGCGCCTGCCGGCGGAACGCCTCCAGTTGCGCGCGCTGTTCCTCGGGCGTCTCGCCGTTCACGTCGTCGACAACCTCGTCCGCGAGCCGGAAGAACGCGTAGAGTACGTACGTCGCCTCTCGCACACGCTCCGGCAACAGCCGGGTGGCGAAGTGAAAGGTCTTGCCAGTCTGCCGTTGAATCGCCTTACTCTGGGCGATCTGCTCGTCTGCTACCATGAACTGTCAGGTCGCGGTGCTACCGTCCGTCGTCGAATCCCCTGATGACCGCGCATTTGCCAATGGTATTGTAGCAACCCCAGTGGCATAACAGTTGGTGTACTGTAACCCGCGACCGGCCCGCCGGGCGTGACTCTCGGTCGGGACGCGCCGAGCGGCTGACACCCCACAGACCGCCCCTGACGGTCTACTCGTCACGCCGAACCCACTCTTCGAGCGTGAACCGGTCGAACTCGGTCCGTTCGACCAGTTCCCAGTCAGTCTCGTCCCACTCGGGGTAGTGCCGGTCGCCCTCGTACTCGCCGTGGACGCGACTGAGGACCATCCGGTCGACGTGCGGCTGGAACAGTTCGTAGATGGCCTGTCCGCCGATGACGTACGCCACCTCGCTGTCGAGCGATTCGGCGACTGCGACGGCCTCGCCCACGTCGCCCGCGTAGTGGGCGGTCGGCACGCCGAAGGTCTGTTCGGTGCGCGAGAGGACGATCTGTGCAGAACCGGGGAGGTCCTCGCGCATCGAATCGAAGGTCCGGCGGCCGAGGATCACGGGGTGGTCGGCGATCCGGGCGCGGTACTGCCGTTTGTCTGCGGGGATCGAGGGCCACGGGAGTTCCCCGTCCTCGCCGATGACACGGTTCTCAGCGACTGCGGCGACCGAGACGAGTTCCATACCCGTGGGTGGGTCTGCCCGTGGTTAACGGTTGATACTCCGGACGGCGAGTACGTCGGGTGTGTGAGTGACTCGACTGCCTGACGGACCTGAGGGTGGACTGGTGGGACGGTCCGGGCCCCGACTCGGAGCCTCCTCGGGGGCTTCTCGGGGCCGACACCACCGGCCGCGTTCACACCTCGATCCGACCACCGGCCGCGTTCACACCTCGATTCGCAACCCGTCGCGCGCGAACCGCACGTCGCCGTCCCACCCGGCCCGCACCGACGCGAGCATCTCGTCGTGTTTCCCTTCGGTGTGCGGGTAGCAGTGCGTGAGATACACCCGGTCCACGTCCGGGTCGGCGTCGGCCAGCGCCTCGCCCAACTGGGTCGGCGTCGGGTGGTTCGACACGTCCACCTCGTCCGGGAACGAGCAGTCGTGGGCCAGGGCGCGACAGTCGTCGGCGAAGCCCGCGAGACCGGCGAACGCCTCGCTGTCGCCCGAGAAGCAGAACCGGTCGTCGAACCGGTAGGCCAGACACGGCATCGAGTGACGCGTCTCCGTCGAATCCACGTCGAAGCCCGCGACCGCGAACGACTGGTCGGGCGTGACCTCCCGGACCCGGAGGTCGACGCGGTCCTGCAGGTAGTCGTGTACCTCGAGCAGGTCGTCCAGCAGGGTCTTCGTCCCGCTGGGACCGACGACCGTCAGGTGCTCCTCGCCGGCGAGCCACCGCGCCTTCAGGAGTGGCATGAGGTCGGCGACGTGATCCAGATGGTGGTGGGTCAGCAGGACCGTCGAGACCGACTCGTAGCCCGCGTCGGTCCCGGCGAGGCGGTGGAGGACGCCCGCGCCGCAGTCCACGAGGAGTGTCCGGTCGTCGGACTCGAGGAGGAGACCGGTCTGCGCGCGGTCCGGGAGGGGCATCGCCGCCCCGGTACCGAGAAAGGTGACGTGCATGGCCGGGACTTGTGCCGCGAGTCGGGTATCGGTGTCGGCTCCGGTATCAGCCCACGAACGGGTCGCACGCGAGTCGCGTACCGACTCGGCTCAGTCGCGTTTGTACTCCTTCCGGTAGCCCCGGAACTCGGTGCGGTGGGCCTCCTCGTCGGCGAGGATGGTGACCGCGAGGTCCTCCGTGACCGGGTCGTCTTCCGCCTCTGCGGCCTGAATCAGCGAGCGGTAGGTTGCGATGGCGTCCTCCTCGGCGTCCAGCACACCCTCGATCACCGAGAGGACGTCGGTGCTGTCCTCCGGTGGCTGGAGGGAGTGCTGGCTCGCCTCGAACTCGCCCGAGGCCGGCGGGCGCTCGTCGAGTTGCTTGAGTCGCTGGCCGAGCTGTTCGGCGTGGGTCAGCTCTTCTTGGATGTCGGTCTGGAGGGACTCTTTGATCTCCTCGGCGCGGACGCCGTCGAGGACGATGGCGTTCGTCATGTAGTTGAGGACGGTCTCGTGTTCGTCGAGGTAGGCCTGCTTCAGGAGGTCGGTGACGTCTGACATACGACTTCGGCTTGGACCGCTGGGAGCAAATAGACTGGGGCGGCGGAAGCCGAGGAGAGCGACGCGGCGTCGTGCCCGCGCACTGACCGCCGCCGTCGGACACAACGAACTTACCCCTCCGGTCCTACCCACATTCCAATGGGAGGACGCGAGTTACTCGCCGACACCGACCCCGACTTCGACGCCGAGTCGGTCGACATCTGCGACGACCACGTCCTCGACTTACTCGAACCCTCGGTCAGGGAGTGGTGGGTCGACCAGTTCGGCGCGTACGTCCCCGGCAACGGCGGGTTCTTCACCCCGCCCCAACGGGAGGCCATCCCGAAGATTCACGACCGCGAGAACGTCCTCGTCGCCTCGCCGACCGGGTCCGGCAAGACTCTCGCCTCCTTCACCGCGATCATCAACGAACTGTACCGCCGGGACCGGGAGCAACCCGAGGGACTCGACAACTCGGTCTACTGTCTGTACGTCTCACCGCTGAAGTCGCTGGCCAACGACATCCACCGGAACCTCGAAGTCCCACTCGACGGCATCCAGGCGAAACTCGCCGAGCGTGGCGAGGACACCGAGATTCGCCACGCGATCCGCCACGGCGACACCGACTCCAGCGAGCGCCAGAAGATGCTGGAGACGACGCCGCACATCCTCAACACGACGCCCGAGACGCTCGCCATCCTGCTCAACTCGCCGAAGTTCAAGCAGAAGTTGGAGACGGTCGAGTACGTCGTCGTCGACGAGATTCACAGCCTCGCGGAGAACAAACGCGGGACACATCTCTCGGTCTCGCTGGAACGCTTGGAAGAGATGACCGACACCTCCCCGACCCGAATCGGCTGTTCGGCCACGGTCGAGCCACTGACGACGATGGCGGAGTATCTCGTCGGGAGAGAGGAACCGGGCGGCCCGCCGCGCGACTACGACATCGTGGACACCCGGTTCGTCCGCGACTTCGACATCCGACTGGAGTGTCCGACCGACGACCTGATCGACACGCCGCGCGGGGTGGTCCAGTCCCGACTGTACGACCGCATCCACGAACTCGTCGAGAGCCACGAGAACAC includes the following:
- a CDS encoding bifunctional 4-hydroxy-2-oxoglutarate aldolase/2-dehydro-3-deoxy-phosphogluconate aldolase produces the protein MASKSDVMTRVEASGAVAVLRGVPGEQIVPVAEALLAGGVTALEVTADNPDAIEMIADLDAAVGDEAVIGAGTVLDSSTAVDAIRAGAEFVVAPHFDPEVVDTCNRYGTVVAPGIYTPTEAVEAAEQGADFLKLFPASSAGSGHLSSIRGALGQLEIMPTGGIGPDNAGEFVESGAFVVGAGGALVDGGAIEREEYEVLTENAEELVAAVESARE
- a CDS encoding phytoene/squalene synthase family protein yields the protein MVADEQIAQSKAIQRQTGKTFHFATRLLPERVREATYVLYAFFRLADEVVDDVNGETPEEQRAQLEAFRRQALGEEPADDPVLAAFAELRDRYDIPDSDVHSFIDAMLADIEKSRYATYEELERYMDGSAAAVGRMMTAVMETEEAEKALPHATALGEAFQMSNFLRDVREDIVERDRIYLPQTTLAEHGVSEAQLQRFETDDSFRAAMEAELHRTESLYKNGVAGIKYLPQDCQFAVLLAAVLYADHHRLIRRRNYDVLSATPSLSTTRKVALFVKTRWHWQWNKDPEAVFRKVSTVSYREPSNRGAERPDHMPVR
- a CDS encoding dihydrofolate reductase, with amino-acid sequence MELVSVAAVAENRVIGEDGELPWPSIPADKRQYRARIADHPVILGRRTFDSMREDLPGSAQIVLSRTEQTFGVPTAHYAGDVGEAVAVAESLDSEVAYVIGGQAIYELFQPHVDRMVLSRVHGEYEGDRHYPEWDETDWELVERTEFDRFTLEEWVRRDE
- a CDS encoding MBL fold metallo-hydrolase translates to MHVTFLGTGAAMPLPDRAQTGLLLESDDRTLLVDCGAGVLHRLAGTDAGYESVSTVLLTHHHLDHVADLMPLLKARWLAGEEHLTVVGPSGTKTLLDDLLEVHDYLQDRVDLRVREVTPDQSFAVAGFDVDSTETRHSMPCLAYRFDDRFCFSGDSEAFAGLAGFADDCRALAHDCSFPDEVDVSNHPTPTQLGEALADADPDVDRVYLTHCYPHTEGKHDEMLASVRAGWDGDVRFARDGLRIEV
- a CDS encoding ferritin-like domain-containing protein → MSDVTDLLKQAYLDEHETVLNYMTNAIVLDGVRAEEIKESLQTDIQEELTHAEQLGQRLKQLDERPPASGEFEASQHSLQPPEDSTDVLSVIEGVLDAEEDAIATYRSLIQAAEAEDDPVTEDLAVTILADEEAHRTEFRGYRKEYKRD